The following coding sequences are from one Enterococcus sp. 4G2_DIV0659 window:
- a CDS encoding nitroreductase family protein, translating into MENTYKENNFETIMKGRRSIRSYDPAVKISQEEMEQIINDTVKAPSSVNMQPWRFAVVSSDEGKEALAPVVRFNKLQNETSAAMIVIFGDLNSFEHAEKIYGTAVEQNLMPQEVKERQLEMLSPLFAQMSTEEKKEMAIIDGALAAMNLMLVARAYGYDTNPIGGFDREKIAKALDMDEERYYPVMIISIGKANEEGYPSYRLPAADITTWK; encoded by the coding sequence ATGGAAAACACATATAAAGAAAACAATTTTGAAACAATTATGAAAGGCAGAAGATCCATTCGTAGCTATGATCCAGCGGTTAAAATCAGTCAAGAAGAGATGGAGCAGATTATTAATGATACAGTCAAAGCCCCTTCTTCAGTGAATATGCAGCCTTGGCGTTTTGCTGTTGTTTCAAGTGATGAAGGTAAGGAAGCTTTGGCACCTGTCGTTCGTTTTAACAAACTACAAAATGAAACATCTGCGGCTATGATCGTTATTTTTGGTGATTTAAATAGTTTTGAACATGCAGAAAAAATCTATGGCACAGCAGTTGAACAAAACCTTATGCCACAAGAAGTCAAAGAACGTCAATTAGAAATGCTAAGCCCGTTATTTGCACAAATGTCTACAGAAGAAAAGAAAGAAATGGCCATCATTGATGGTGCTCTAGCCGCAATGAACTTGATGCTAGTTGCTCGTGCGTATGGTTATGATACAAATCCTATTGGTGGTTTTGATCGTGAGAAAATCGCAAAGGCTTTGGATATGGATGAAGAACGTTATTATCCAGTTATGATCATTTCAATCGGTAAAGCAAATGAAGAAGGTTATCCTTCTTATCGTTTACCAGCAGCAGATATCACCACTTGGAAATAG
- a CDS encoding ArsR/SmtB family transcription factor, with amino-acid sequence MTTNNNDPVLQALQAISDPIRLNILTCLLLDGEKRITSEKYNIVKSTLSHHIKLLKDAQLIQEIKIGTYKTYIINNDYIQQELPGLLELIRFRAQRTEK; translated from the coding sequence ATGACTACCAACAACAACGATCCTGTACTTCAAGCACTACAAGCAATCAGTGATCCAATCCGTTTAAATATCCTTACTTGCTTATTACTTGATGGAGAGAAACGTATTACTTCAGAAAAATATAACATTGTTAAATCTACATTATCCCACCATATAAAATTGCTTAAGGATGCTCAACTCATTCAAGAGATTAAAATCGGAACATACAAAACCTATATTATAAACAATGATTACATCCAACAAGAATTACCTGGATTATTGGAACTGATTCGCTTTAGAGCACAAAGGACAGAGAAATAA
- a CDS encoding NADP-dependent oxidoreductase, with the protein MKAVVINQYGSKEELTEQDITLPELKENQVLVKEHATSINPIDWKLREGYLKQMFDWPFPIILGWDVAGVITAVGSKVTDWKVGDKVFARPETTRFGTYAEETIVDENLLAKIPENITFEQAAAVPLAGLTALQALFDHGKLQKGEKVLIHAGAGGVGTYAIQLAKQSGAYVITTASEKNHGLLEKLGADEIIDYHTTNFADVLTDIDLVFDTMGGDIQKESISVLKPTTGRLISIVGIADEALAKEKNIKAESIWLQTNGKQLQEIADLMAEDKVISVVGAVFPFSRQGIYDAHALSETHHAVGKIVITMDK; encoded by the coding sequence ATGAAAGCAGTAGTTATCAATCAATACGGTAGTAAAGAAGAATTAACAGAACAAGACATAACATTACCTGAGTTAAAAGAAAACCAAGTGCTAGTCAAAGAACATGCAACGTCAATTAATCCGATTGACTGGAAATTAAGAGAAGGCTATTTAAAACAAATGTTTGACTGGCCATTTCCAATCATTTTAGGCTGGGATGTTGCTGGTGTTATCACTGCAGTCGGCAGTAAGGTGACAGACTGGAAAGTAGGGGATAAAGTTTTTGCTCGTCCAGAAACTACACGCTTTGGCACTTACGCAGAGGAAACAATCGTTGATGAAAACCTATTAGCGAAAATTCCTGAGAATATTACTTTTGAACAAGCAGCTGCTGTTCCTTTAGCTGGTTTGACGGCATTACAAGCGTTATTCGATCACGGAAAGCTTCAAAAAGGGGAAAAAGTGTTGATTCATGCTGGTGCTGGTGGCGTTGGAACGTATGCAATTCAACTAGCAAAACAATCAGGTGCCTATGTAATAACGACAGCTAGTGAAAAAAATCATGGGTTGTTAGAAAAACTTGGTGCAGATGAAATCATTGATTACCACACAACAAACTTTGCTGATGTGTTGACGGATATTGATTTAGTCTTTGACACGATGGGCGGAGACATTCAAAAAGAAAGTATTTCTGTATTAAAACCAACTACTGGTCGTTTGATTTCAATTGTTGGGATTGCAGATGAAGCATTAGCGAAAGAAAAAAATATTAAAGCAGAAAGTATTTGGCTTCAAACAAACGGAAAACAATTACAAGAAATTGCAGATCTTATGGCTGAAGATAAAGTGATTTCAGTAGTTGGCGCAGTATTTCCATTTTCTAGACAAGGAATCTATGATGCTCACGCATTAAGTGAAACCCATCATGCAGTAGGAAAAATCGTCATTACTATGGATAAATAA